One uncultured Caproiciproducens sp. DNA segment encodes these proteins:
- a CDS encoding amino acid ABC transporter substrate-binding protein, giving the protein MRKLLSLLLAAGIAVSCVACGNSGTATSTGAAGTSTAPAATDESWSKVEKAGKLVLGLDDAFPPMGYVDTKTGELVGFDIDLAREACKRLKIELKTQPIDWDSKTAELNNGNIDCLWNGFSKTDEREKEFNLSIPYMKNEQIILVKTDSSYQGLDSLAGKTIGVQSDSSAEVALNANADFKKTLKSVVQIDDYSKAVLELQNGTIDAISIDEVVARYYLTNNPNAYKVLQDKDGKDASLATEDYVVGFRKADSALTEKINGALKEMAADGTMATISKKWFGEDVTTVGK; this is encoded by the coding sequence ATGAGAAAATTATTATCTTTATTATTAGCGGCAGGCATTGCCGTTTCCTGCGTTGCCTGTGGAAACAGCGGCACCGCTACCAGCACCGGCGCTGCCGGCACATCGACGGCCCCGGCAGCAACCGATGAATCATGGAGCAAGGTGGAAAAAGCCGGAAAGCTGGTACTTGGTCTTGACGACGCGTTTCCGCCGATGGGATATGTTGATACCAAGACCGGCGAGCTGGTTGGTTTCGACATTGACCTTGCAAGAGAAGCATGCAAGCGTCTGAAGATCGAACTGAAAACACAGCCGATTGACTGGGACAGCAAAACCGCTGAACTAAACAATGGCAACATTGACTGCCTGTGGAACGGGTTTAGCAAAACCGATGAAAGAGAAAAGGAATTCAATCTCAGTATTCCCTACATGAAAAACGAGCAAATCATACTGGTAAAAACGGACTCCTCCTACCAAGGCCTGGATTCACTGGCCGGAAAGACAATCGGTGTGCAGTCGGATTCTTCCGCTGAGGTAGCCTTAAATGCAAATGCAGATTTCAAAAAGACTTTAAAATCAGTTGTACAGATTGACGACTATTCCAAGGCAGTTTTGGAACTGCAAAACGGAACGATAGACGCAATCAGCATTGATGAGGTTGTCGCACGTTATTATCTGACCAATAATCCGAACGCTTATAAAGTGCTGCAGGATAAAGACGGAAAAGATGCCTCGCTTGCTACCGAAGACTATGTCGTCGGTTTCCGCAAAGCGGACAGTGCGCTGACTGAAAAGATCAACGGCGCCCTGAAAGAAATGGCTGCAGACGGCACAATGGCGACTATCTCCAAAAAGTGGTTTGGTGAGGATGTTACAACCGTTGGAAAGTAA
- a CDS encoding ABC transporter ATP-binding protein, which yields MIQLTNINKTFNANTINEKKALVDLNLTIETGDFVTVIGGNGAGKSTLLNLIAGVFPCDGGQIILDDIDLTKQPEYRRAKLLGRVFQDPMMGTASEMGIEENLAMAYRRGKRRGFGWGIKKGERAIYKEKLKTLELGLETRLSSKVGLLSGGQRQALTLLMATLQKPKLLLLDEHTAALDPKTARKVLELTNEMVSRDNLTTLMVTHNMKDAIRVGNRLIMMHEGKIILDIKGQEKKDLQVKDLLEMFEHVSGDAMDNDRMLLS from the coding sequence ATGATTCAACTGACAAATATAAATAAAACTTTCAACGCCAACACCATCAATGAAAAAAAAGCATTGGTAGATCTCAACTTGACCATTGAAACCGGTGATTTTGTAACGGTGATCGGCGGAAACGGCGCGGGAAAATCCACGCTGCTGAATCTGATTGCAGGCGTTTTCCCCTGTGACGGCGGCCAGATTATACTGGATGACATTGACCTGACAAAACAGCCCGAATACCGCAGGGCAAAGCTGCTGGGCCGCGTATTTCAGGATCCGATGATGGGCACCGCCTCGGAAATGGGCATAGAGGAAAATCTTGCTATGGCGTACCGCAGAGGAAAGAGACGCGGTTTCGGCTGGGGTATTAAAAAAGGTGAAAGAGCTATTTATAAGGAAAAACTAAAGACCTTGGAATTGGGCCTTGAAACAAGGCTTTCCAGTAAAGTAGGACTGCTCTCAGGCGGTCAACGTCAAGCACTTACTTTGCTGATGGCCACTCTGCAGAAGCCCAAGCTTCTGCTATTGGATGAGCACACCGCTGCACTTGATCCAAAGACCGCGCGCAAGGTGCTGGAACTAACCAACGAGATGGTCAGCAGGGATAACCTGACCACACTGATGGTAACGCACAACATGAAGGATGCCATTCGTGTGGGAAACCGTTTGATTATGATGCATGAGGGAAAAATCATTCTGGATATCAAGGGGCAGGAAAAGAAGGATTTACAGGTGAAGGATCTGCTCGAAATGTTCGAACACGTGAGCGGAGACGCCATGGATAATGACAGGATGCTTCTATCTTAA
- a CDS encoding ABC transporter permease, translating into MGIFQSMQGAVAQGVLWSIMTLGVYITFKVLDFADLTVDGSFATGGATTAILISHGMNPFLSLLFALAAGMVCGFITGFLHTKLEIPGILAGILTMIALYSINIRIMGQANIPLLGISTIITTVSGLYPAISVNIISLVIGLLFTVVVIALLYWIFGTEIGCSIRATGNNEYMVRALGANTDKMKIIGLVLSNGLVALSGAMVAQSQGYADVGMGTGTIMIGLASVIIGEVLMGNRFSFAYKLISVVVGSVIYRVIIALVLWFGLKSTDLKLLTAVMVAVALAIPVVKRKAPAIFRNLKDKWHSFCNRFKKGKKKSAGSEGKSK; encoded by the coding sequence ATGGGCATCTTTCAGTCAATGCAGGGCGCTGTTGCGCAGGGCGTGCTATGGAGCATTATGACGCTTGGCGTTTATATTACCTTTAAGGTCTTGGATTTTGCCGATTTAACGGTTGACGGCAGTTTCGCAACCGGCGGTGCAACAACGGCAATTTTAATTTCACATGGAATGAACCCTTTCCTCTCACTTTTGTTTGCGTTGGCAGCGGGCATGGTCTGCGGCTTTATCACAGGTTTTCTGCACACCAAACTTGAAATTCCGGGGATTCTGGCCGGAATTCTGACCATGATCGCCCTGTATTCCATTAATATCCGCATCATGGGGCAGGCAAACATTCCGCTTCTGGGCATTTCAACGATTATCACTACCGTATCAGGGCTGTATCCGGCCATCAGTGTAAATATCATTTCGCTTGTTATCGGCCTCTTGTTCACCGTTGTGGTAATCGCGCTTCTATACTGGATTTTCGGAACGGAAATCGGCTGCTCCATTCGTGCAACGGGAAACAATGAATACATGGTCCGCGCACTGGGAGCAAACACGGATAAAATGAAAATCATCGGACTGGTGCTCAGCAACGGTTTGGTTGCGCTTTCCGGTGCAATGGTGGCGCAGAGCCAGGGATACGCTGATGTCGGAATGGGCACCGGCACCATTATGATCGGTCTGGCATCCGTGATCATCGGCGAGGTTTTGATGGGCAATCGATTCTCATTTGCGTATAAATTGATCTCCGTTGTCGTCGGCTCCGTCATTTATCGAGTAATTATCGCACTTGTTCTTTGGTTTGGCCTAAAATCCACTGATCTGAAACTGCTCACCGCTGTTATGGTCGCGGTAGCGCTTGCTATCCCGGTTGTAAAAAGAAAAGCGCCGGCGATCTTTAGAAATTTGAAAGACAAATGGCACAGCTTTTGCAATCGGTTTAAAAAGGGCAAGAAAAAGTCCGCCGGAAGCGAGGGGAAATCAAAATGA
- a CDS encoding ABC transporter substrate-binding protein: protein MKKTLALLLAGVIALSATACSSGGSASSAAAGSQAASAAAEKKFKIGIVQLVEHPALDAAYKGFVDGLAKAGYVDGQNITLDYQNAQGEQPNCQTIASKLVNDQSDLILAIATPAAQAVANTTKDIPILVTAVTDPADAKLVASNEKPGGNVSGTSDLTPVEEQMKLLKQLLPNAKKVAMLYCSSETNSKFQVDIAKKSAAALGLETVDATVSNSNEIQQVVQSLVGKVQAIYAPTDNMIAAGMATVSMVAQPAKLPIIVGESGMVDNGGLATYGINYYNLGLLTAQQAVKILKDGAKPADMPIEYSTNCDLTINKEVAAKIGVTIPQELLDKLSSASSTASSK from the coding sequence ATGAAAAAAACACTCGCATTGCTGTTAGCCGGTGTTATCGCGCTTTCCGCCACAGCTTGTTCTTCCGGCGGTTCCGCTTCTTCTGCGGCGGCCGGGTCGCAGGCGGCTTCTGCAGCGGCTGAAAAGAAATTTAAAATCGGTATTGTACAGCTTGTGGAACACCCCGCTCTGGATGCGGCTTACAAGGGCTTCGTTGACGGGCTTGCAAAAGCGGGTTATGTTGACGGGCAGAATATTACACTGGACTATCAAAACGCGCAGGGCGAACAGCCTAACTGCCAAACCATTGCAAGCAAGCTGGTGAATGACCAGTCGGATCTGATTCTTGCAATTGCCACACCGGCCGCGCAGGCGGTTGCCAATACAACAAAAGACATTCCGATTCTGGTGACCGCGGTTACCGACCCAGCTGACGCAAAGCTTGTCGCTTCCAACGAGAAGCCGGGCGGAAATGTATCGGGAACTTCCGATCTGACCCCTGTGGAAGAGCAAATGAAACTGTTAAAACAGCTGCTTCCAAACGCTAAAAAGGTTGCTATGCTGTATTGCTCAAGCGAAACAAACTCCAAGTTTCAGGTGGACATCGCCAAAAAGAGCGCTGCTGCACTCGGACTTGAAACAGTCGACGCTACGGTCTCCAATTCCAATGAAATTCAGCAGGTGGTTCAGTCCCTTGTCGGGAAAGTCCAAGCGATTTACGCGCCTACCGATAATATGATTGCAGCGGGCATGGCAACGGTTTCCATGGTTGCCCAGCCTGCAAAACTACCGATTATTGTCGGTGAATCCGGCATGGTGGACAACGGCGGACTGGCTACATACGGCATTAATTACTACAATCTCGGTCTTCTTACCGCACAACAGGCGGTTAAAATCTTAAAAGACGGGGCAAAACCCGCAGATATGCCGATTGAGTATTCCACTAACTGCGACCTTACAATCAACAAAGAGGTTGCTGCAAAAATCGGTGTGACCATTCCGCAGGAACTGTTGGATAAGCTGAGTTCGGCAAGCAGCACTGCCAGCAGCAAATAG
- a CDS encoding phosphate ABC transporter substrate-binding protein, with protein MRKIISAVLTAAILCSAFVGCSSEIQGTTSNASAADTSNTAVSGSVTSVADLSGKLTLNGSTSMAKVCQALGEAFQAKYPNVTVEKSGTGSGDAAKAVTAGTALVGDLSRKMKDEEKPDDYEIVQIAIDGIAIAVNKDNKVSGLTSDQISKIFTGEIKNWKEVGGNDQKITVLGREAASGTRDGFESIFKVAEKCKYAAELSSTGEVVTKVSSDKGSVGYVSLDSVNETVKAVDIDGVKASEENIINKTYKAQRPFIEIYKKGTDSDLVKAWFEFIKSNEGQDVIKKSGLVTVK; from the coding sequence ATGAGAAAAATTATATCTGCTGTTTTGACAGCTGCGATTCTGTGCTCCGCGTTTGTGGGATGCAGTTCGGAAATTCAGGGAACCACTTCCAACGCATCAGCTGCGGATACATCAAATACGGCCGTATCAGGAAGTGTGACTTCTGTTGCTGATTTAAGCGGAAAGCTGACTCTCAACGGTTCTACTTCCATGGCAAAGGTTTGTCAAGCGCTCGGAGAAGCCTTTCAGGCGAAATATCCAAATGTAACGGTCGAAAAAAGCGGCACCGGTTCCGGCGATGCAGCAAAAGCGGTGACTGCCGGTACGGCTTTAGTCGGTGATCTTTCAAGGAAAATGAAGGACGAGGAAAAACCGGATGACTATGAAATTGTTCAGATTGCGATAGATGGAATCGCAATTGCGGTAAACAAAGACAATAAAGTTTCAGGCCTTACATCCGACCAGATTTCCAAGATTTTTACGGGTGAGATTAAAAACTGGAAGGAAGTCGGCGGGAACGATCAGAAAATTACAGTGCTCGGCCGTGAGGCTGCGAGCGGTACGCGCGACGGATTTGAGAGTATTTTTAAAGTAGCGGAAAAATGCAAATATGCAGCGGAACTTTCTTCAACGGGTGAAGTTGTTACCAAGGTAAGCAGCGATAAGGGTTCAGTTGGCTATGTTTCGCTTGACTCGGTAAATGAAACGGTAAAGGCGGTTGACATTGACGGCGTGAAAGCCAGTGAAGAGAACATTATCAACAAGACTTACAAAGCGCAAAGACCGTTCATTGAAATTTACAAAAAAGGCACTGACAGCGACCTTGTAAAAGCGTGGTTCGAATTCATCAAATCGAATGAAGGCCAAGATGTGATCAAGAAGTCCGGTCTGGTAACAGTAAAATGA
- the pstC gene encoding phosphate ABC transporter permease subunit PstC has protein sequence MSMAMNSAANALKNKKKNRIKKGLAILLGLLSVLTFFLPYIRFVFKNTTYIVSAFQLATIKGFSVQGPILNGLVTIPIITRISVIAGVLLPAAGIILLFCKKPIIAGTAFVLSGITPLIVLITTSSIQTAVTQLNISKISIAYLWPSIYVLVGGIICAILSIWTQGTEKLAESIFLVFSCVSVGSVILITVYIFAAGSPAILQIGLGHFLFGTEWNAEAGVFGILPLILSSIAGTAGAILLGVPIGILTAVFLAETAKPQVARFVHPAIELLAGIPSVIYGFFGMLVIVPAIRSFPPFQNNTIGDSLLAAILILAVMVLPTIVSVTETSLKAVPQAYREASLALGATQTTTIFKVSIPAAKSGILAGVILGVGRAIGETMAVIMVAGNVANMPSLLGTVRLMTTGIAMEMSYASGLHREALFAIGLVLFIFIMIVNISFTFISKKGVQMDAE, from the coding sequence ATGAGCATGGCAATGAACAGTGCGGCAAACGCGCTGAAAAACAAAAAAAAGAATAGAATTAAGAAAGGCCTGGCAATTTTGTTAGGCCTTCTTTCCGTTCTTACGTTCTTTCTTCCTTACATCCGATTTGTCTTTAAAAACACAACATATATTGTCAGTGCCTTTCAGCTTGCCACGATAAAAGGGTTCAGCGTACAGGGACCGATTTTGAACGGTCTTGTGACCATTCCGATTATTACGAGAATATCGGTGATTGCGGGTGTGCTGCTTCCGGCTGCAGGCATTATTCTGCTCTTCTGCAAAAAACCGATAATAGCGGGGACGGCGTTTGTGCTTTCCGGCATTACCCCCTTGATTGTGCTGATTACCACATCCAGTATTCAGACGGCGGTAACGCAGTTGAACATCAGTAAAATTTCGATTGCGTACCTCTGGCCGTCTATATATGTGCTGGTCGGCGGAATTATCTGTGCCATTCTCTCAATCTGGACACAGGGAACGGAAAAACTTGCGGAATCCATATTTCTGGTTTTCTCCTGTGTTTCCGTCGGTTCGGTCATCCTGATTACCGTCTATATTTTTGCCGCGGGTTCCCCTGCCATCTTGCAGATCGGCTTGGGGCATTTTCTGTTTGGCACAGAGTGGAATGCGGAGGCGGGCGTTTTCGGAATTCTGCCGCTGATTTTGTCTTCTATTGCAGGAACGGCAGGAGCAATCCTCCTGGGAGTTCCCATCGGAATCCTGACGGCTGTATTTCTTGCGGAAACAGCCAAGCCTCAGGTAGCCAGATTTGTACATCCGGCAATTGAGCTGCTTGCCGGAATTCCATCCGTGATCTACGGCTTTTTCGGAATGCTTGTTATTGTTCCGGCAATCCGCAGCTTTCCCCCTTTTCAGAACAACACCATCGGCGACAGCCTTTTAGCCGCTATCCTGATTCTTGCCGTTATGGTGCTTCCCACCATTGTCAGCGTGACCGAAACTTCGCTGAAAGCGGTTCCGCAGGCCTACCGTGAAGCTTCGCTCGCACTGGGGGCAACACAGACCACCACCATCTTCAAAGTCAGCATTCCTGCCGCAAAGTCGGGGATACTTGCGGGCGTGATTCTGGGCGTCGGCCGCGCGATTGGAGAAACAATGGCGGTGATTATGGTCGCAGGAAATGTTGCCAACATGCCGTCGCTTTTGGGTACGGTGCGCCTGATGACAACCGGTATTGCCATGGAGATGAGCTATGCATCCGGTCTGCACCGTGAGGCGCTTTTCGCCATCGGACTGGTGCTGTTCATATTTATTATGATCGTTAATATCAGCTTTACATTTATTTCAAAGAAGGGAGTGCAGATGGATGCCGAGTAA
- the pstA gene encoding phosphate ABC transporter permease PstA → MPSNTLYGKRKRSSDTVLKILINTAAAITVITLLGIILYILFNGISYISWTFISTAYSETNETLKGILPMIINTMYIVVITLLISAPIGISSAIYLTQYAKQGRLVKAIRFTTEILSGIPSIIFGLFGYTVFCILFRLQTSILAGCLTMTLCILPTIIRTTEESLLSVPSIYKEGAMALGAGKLRVVMGIVLPCAMPGVLTAIILAMGRIVGESAALLFTSGLSYNMPRGFFQQIFSSGRTLTLHLYQTAREATSPDAMHIAFATASVLLILVFLLNRLAGLLSRALRKG, encoded by the coding sequence ATGCCGAGTAATACGCTTTATGGTAAAAGGAAGCGTTCTTCTGACACCGTGCTGAAAATCCTGATTAATACTGCGGCGGCAATCACGGTGATTACGCTTCTTGGAATTATCCTCTACATTCTGTTCAACGGCATTTCCTATATTTCATGGACCTTTATCTCCACAGCGTATTCTGAAACAAACGAGACCTTAAAAGGCATTCTGCCCATGATTATCAACACCATGTACATCGTGGTCATCACCCTGCTGATTTCGGCCCCAATCGGCATTTCCTCGGCAATTTATCTGACACAGTACGCGAAGCAGGGAAGGCTGGTCAAAGCAATCCGCTTCACTACAGAGATCCTTTCGGGCATTCCGTCCATTATTTTCGGACTGTTCGGCTACACGGTGTTCTGCATCTTGTTCCGCCTGCAAACGTCTATTCTGGCCGGCTGCCTTACCATGACGCTGTGTATCCTGCCAACCATTATCCGCACGACGGAGGAGTCGCTTTTGTCGGTCCCAAGCATCTACAAAGAGGGCGCGATGGCGCTCGGCGCAGGGAAACTGCGTGTGGTTATGGGTATTGTACTGCCCTGCGCCATGCCCGGCGTTTTGACAGCGATTATTCTTGCCATGGGGCGCATTGTCGGAGAAAGCGCGGCGCTGCTCTTTACATCCGGATTGTCCTACAATATGCCGCGCGGTTTTTTTCAGCAGATTTTCTCAAGCGGCCGCACACTGACGCTGCACCTTTATCAGACCGCACGTGAGGCGACTTCGCCCGACGCCATGCATATCGCGTTCGCGACGGCGTCCGTACTGCTGATTCTGGTATTTTTACTCAACCGGCTCGCAGGACTTCTCTCCAGGGCCCTCAGGAAAGGATAA
- the pstB gene encoding phosphate ABC transporter ATP-binding protein PstB, protein METKISIQDLNLYYGDFQALKSVNMEIPHNKVTAFIGPSGCGKSTCLKTINRMNDMVENCKITGKVTIDGEDIYDPRTDVTLLRKRAGMVFQKPNPFPMTLYDNIAYGPRVHGIKSKQKLDEIVEQSLRNAALWDEVKDRLKKSALGLSGGQQQRLCIARALAVEPDIILMDEPTSALDPISTLKIEDLMDDLRARYTVIIVTHNMQQAARIADRTAFFLLGEIVEFTDTLTMFNNPKDERTERYITGRFG, encoded by the coding sequence ATGGAAACAAAAATATCAATTCAAGACTTAAATTTATATTACGGTGATTTTCAGGCGCTGAAAAGTGTTAATATGGAGATACCGCATAATAAAGTAACGGCTTTTATCGGTCCTTCCGGCTGCGGAAAATCCACGTGCCTCAAAACGATCAACCGTATGAACGATATGGTCGAGAACTGTAAGATTACGGGAAAGGTGACCATTGACGGCGAGGATATCTATGATCCGCGCACCGACGTCACTCTTCTGCGCAAGCGCGCAGGCATGGTGTTTCAAAAGCCGAATCCGTTTCCGATGACGCTGTACGACAATATTGCCTATGGCCCGCGTGTTCACGGTATTAAAAGCAAGCAGAAGCTCGACGAAATTGTAGAACAGTCGCTGAGAAATGCGGCTCTTTGGGATGAAGTCAAGGACAGACTCAAAAAATCCGCACTCGGTCTTTCCGGCGGGCAGCAGCAGCGCCTGTGCATTGCACGCGCACTTGCGGTGGAACCGGATATTATTTTGATGGACGAACCCACCAGTGCGCTTGACCCGATTTCTACGCTGAAAATTGAGGATCTGATGGACGATCTGCGCGCCAGATATACGGTCATTATTGTTACCCATAACATGCAGCAGGCAGCGCGTATTGCGGATAGGACCGCGTTTTTCCTGCTGGGGGAAATCGTGGAGTTCACCGATACGCTCACTATGTTCAACAATCCGAAGGACGAGCGGACCGAGCGTTATATTACAGGACGTTTCGGTTGA
- the phoU gene encoding phosphate signaling complex protein PhoU — MPRKIFDRELANLISQMTDMGNTVSQRIEDTIAALRTMDLDKAAEVANSDNEIDETEHAIEKLCMNLIAMQQPIATDLRVIAACLKILTDIEREADQCADICDILTIGELNTNSLAITHVVQMLEAAHDMFRRAMDVFLSRDVEAAQAVCESDDIVDGMFSKIILEVCGIITQNPQNVMREVDLLFIIKYIERMGDHATNIAEWVIYMETGIHPDLNTKGM, encoded by the coding sequence ATGCCGAGAAAAATCTTTGACCGGGAACTTGCAAATCTGATTTCACAGATGACCGATATGGGCAATACGGTTAGCCAGCGCATTGAAGACACCATTGCCGCGCTTCGCACAATGGATTTGGATAAAGCCGCGGAGGTTGCAAACAGCGATAATGAAATTGATGAGACAGAACACGCTATAGAAAAACTGTGCATGAATCTGATTGCGATGCAGCAGCCGATTGCGACGGACCTGCGGGTGATAGCGGCGTGTCTGAAAATTCTGACCGATATTGAACGCGAAGCCGACCAGTGTGCGGACATCTGTGATATTCTTACCATTGGGGAACTGAACACCAACAGTCTTGCCATTACCCATGTGGTGCAGATGCTGGAGGCGGCGCACGACATGTTCCGCCGTGCAATGGATGTCTTTCTCAGCCGCGACGTGGAAGCGGCCCAGGCGGTCTGTGAGAGCGACGATATTGTCGACGGTATGTTTTCAAAGATCATTCTGGAGGTCTGCGGCATCATTACACAGAATCCGCAGAATGTCATGCGCGAGGTCGATTTGCTCTTTATTATAAAATATATTGAACGTATGGGCGACCATGCCACCAATATTGCCGAATGGGTTATTTATATGGAAACAGGGATTCATCCCGACTTGAATACCAAAGGGATGTAG
- a CDS encoding response regulator transcription factor, translated as MALIYIADDELNIRKLVSFGLKDSGFETSEFPDGTQLLNAVRQRAPDAIILDWMMPQPDGLAVCRMLRENEATRSIPVLMLTARGEEIDRVLGLEIGADDYIVKPFSIKELCARVRAVLRRSARQENSAERVLASGDLIVDITRHSVKKGDASIELTVKEFDLLAMLMKNSGKVLTRDTLLDKVWGIEYYGDTRTVDVHVRYLRQKIENNPDDPVYIQTVRGVGYKFKG; from the coding sequence ATGGCTCTCATTTATATTGCAGACGACGAGCTGAATATCCGCAAACTGGTTTCCTTCGGACTGAAGGACAGCGGATTTGAAACCAGCGAATTTCCGGATGGAACACAACTGCTGAACGCCGTTAGGCAGCGCGCGCCGGACGCGATCATACTCGACTGGATGATGCCGCAGCCGGACGGCCTTGCCGTGTGCCGCATGCTTCGTGAAAACGAGGCTACGCGCAGTATTCCGGTGCTGATGCTCACGGCGCGTGGCGAAGAGATTGACCGGGTACTCGGTCTTGAAATCGGCGCCGATGATTATATTGTAAAACCGTTCAGCATCAAGGAACTCTGCGCCCGTGTGCGCGCCGTTCTGCGGAGGTCCGCCCGACAGGAGAATTCAGCCGAACGGGTGCTTGCGAGCGGAGACCTGATTGTTGACATCACCCGGCACAGCGTGAAAAAGGGGGATGCTTCCATAGAACTGACCGTTAAGGAGTTCGATCTGCTTGCTATGCTGATGAAGAACAGCGGCAAGGTACTTACGCGCGATACGCTGCTTGACAAGGTTTGGGGGATAGAATATTACGGCGATACCAGAACGGTTGACGTCCATGTGCGTTACCTGCGCCAGAAAATAGAAAATAATCCCGATGACCCGGTGTATATTCAAACCGTTCGCGGGGTTGGTTATAAATTCAAAGGGTAA
- a CDS encoding ATP-binding protein gives MKKKLMLSNAAIIVVGFIAAFLLAALQVQQQYKAEFTRRLDTALSILSTQTEDIRRDPETAATNVGIQLEKAGQEMRISVIDLNGKVIGDSAKEDINQNHSSRPEIVQARKNGRGYDTRISASLNQRYYYEAVYVNDQFFIRAALPTADLDGVIHRLWAVAALSMFLGIAIVCIVTGILVYRVAEPLRQLTDAAKEISDGDYSSRVVGKYDDEIGELARSFNAMAESTETAVSQLISKQNQLEGVLQGMDDGVLAVNTENKILFLNQSACRLLEKPGLPESEKLEGSLLIGKIANMMKHAIESSESGKETIFGAPNEKQFTVYVSPIVGQQEQSALAVITDVTRMHKLEQMRSEFVANVTHELKTPLTSIRGSIELLKSTDRDEKTRRYFYDVLDIEAERLHRLIDDMLALSQIENAREDPSVRRCGIKEELERCIDRLTPVAEKNQIQLTLDADSTLFVSCSPTRLQQLFGNLIENGIKYNKPGGNVAITARRQRQTVVVRVKDTGIGIAPEHFERLFERFYRVDASRSREIGGTGLGLSIVKHLAALYGGEVGVESEVGKGSTFIVRLPLLLNDV, from the coding sequence ATGAAAAAGAAATTGATGCTCAGCAATGCGGCAATTATTGTGGTCGGATTTATAGCGGCCTTTCTTCTGGCCGCATTGCAGGTTCAGCAGCAGTATAAAGCTGAATTCACCAGACGCCTTGACACCGCACTGAGCATCCTTTCAACCCAGACTGAGGATATTCGGCGTGACCCCGAAACCGCTGCGACCAATGTCGGGATCCAGCTTGAAAAGGCCGGGCAGGAAATGCGCATCAGCGTCATTGACCTAAATGGCAAGGTGATTGGCGACAGCGCAAAGGAAGATATCAATCAGAATCACAGCAGCCGGCCTGAGATCGTTCAGGCGCGCAAGAATGGCCGCGGTTATGATACACGCATCAGCGCGAGCCTGAACCAGCGTTATTATTATGAAGCGGTTTATGTAAATGATCAGTTCTTTATTCGTGCGGCGCTGCCAACGGCGGACCTTGACGGAGTGATTCACAGGCTTTGGGCTGTTGCCGCGCTCAGTATGTTTTTAGGAATTGCAATCGTTTGTATTGTGACCGGTATTCTTGTTTACCGTGTGGCCGAGCCGCTCAGGCAGCTGACCGACGCTGCGAAGGAGATCTCCGACGGGGATTATTCGAGCCGTGTTGTTGGAAAATACGATGATGAGATTGGAGAGCTCGCCCGTTCCTTTAATGCAATGGCGGAGAGTACGGAGACAGCCGTGTCCCAGTTGATCAGCAAGCAGAATCAGCTTGAAGGTGTGCTTCAGGGCATGGATGACGGCGTGCTTGCCGTGAATACCGAAAACAAAATTTTATTTTTAAATCAAAGCGCCTGCCGTTTGCTTGAAAAGCCGGGCTTGCCAGAAAGCGAAAAGCTCGAAGGCAGCCTGCTGATCGGAAAAATTGCAAATATGATGAAGCACGCCATTGAAAGTTCGGAATCCGGAAAAGAAACGATATTTGGCGCGCCGAACGAAAAGCAGTTTACCGTTTATGTATCTCCCATTGTCGGGCAGCAGGAACAGTCTGCGCTTGCCGTTATCACCGACGTGACGCGGATGCACAAGTTAGAACAGATGAGAAGCGAGTTTGTTGCAAATGTGACCCATGAGCTGAAAACGCCGCTGACCTCCATCCGCGGCAGCATTGAGCTTTTAAAAAGCACCGACCGCGATGAAAAGACCCGGCGCTATTTCTATGATGTGCTTGATATTGAAGCCGAACGGCTGCACCGCCTGATTGATGACATGCTGGCGCTGTCACAAATTGAAAACGCCAGAGAAGATCCCTCTGTCCGCCGCTGTGGCATCAAAGAAGAATTGGAGCGCTGCATTGACCGGCTCACGCCAGTGGCGGAAAAAAATCAAATACAGCTGACACTGGACGCGGACAGTACACTGTTTGTATCCTGTTCACCGACAAGGCTTCAGCAGCTGTTCGGGAATCTGATTGAAAACGGAATTAAGTATAACAAGCCCGGCGGCAATGTCGCCATTACAGCGCGCCGCCAGCGCCAGACCGTGGTGGTGCGGGTGAAAGACACCGGCATCGGTATCGCTCCTGAACATTTTGAACGGCTTTTTGAGCGCTTTTACCGGGTGGATGCCAGCCGTTCGCGCGAAATTGGGGGTACCGGCCTTGGTCTTTCCATTGTTAAGCACCTTGCCGCGCTTTACGGCGGCGAGGTCGGCGTTGAAAGTGAAGTCGGTAAGGGAAGTACCTTTATCGTGCGCCTGCCCCTGCTGCTGAACGACGTGTGA